The genomic interval GCCGTATTTTGGGCACGTTGTAAGCGCTGTAAGTGAACGTCAGGCAGACCATATAGTAAGGAATTACAATAGTCCAGCTTCGATGATATGACAGCATGGACGAGGGTGGCACAAGAATCCTGAGAGAGGTATTTCCTGATGTGTCCAATTTTACGAAGGAGGAAGTGAATGGTGCGGCAGGTGGTAATTAtgtgttgttgaaatgtataattgtcatcaaatatgaCACCAATGTTTCTCGCAGATGAAGTAGTTTCAATAACACATGAACATATGTTGATGGAAGTGAGAGGCAACGGCGAATGATCAAATTTGGAACGAATTAAAATGACTTCTGTCTTAGAATCATTTAACTTCAGTTtattaatatgaatatgatggtagcttcacacgcTGAAACACGTAgtaatggatgtcaaaggtcacgcctcgtactcgtgacaggcgccgggtACGGTGCTCtgcaccggcgcctgtcagcagactcggccaaaaaaaaaagttgagagaaaaaaaaaaaaagttgaaattttttttttaataatttaaaaaataaaataatccttaaaaaaattctggtttgacgaaaagtaaaacaatattctaaaataaatgcaaacttatttcaattaaaataatgtgaacatggaataaaagtacataaactgttaaaattagtttgtaagtacgaaaattataaaatactacagctaaaataaaaaaatacttttggcctgaacggcttcccataacAAGGTTCCAAGAACCTGGGTcacaaatggatatgcaatatcatgtctggtagcgcagaatttttctttcgacaaggcgtgaaggaacagcaatctaaagttttgcctttattgaaggcattcagtttacatctgatataaacatattgttgatcaatagcatagcatcaattgaatggttactatacaaagttatgtattcgagtgaatagacccaattatttttattcaaaactactcgcgccattatgtcgtatgcattgtctacgtttctactagtatagctatttgggtggcgttacatgtcaattcaaaggaacaacatgaatagacgtgttctccgctgttacatttgattacgttttcatcgaaattctaaaataaaacaagatcaaggacaatgtagtataaaataaagatgataaattcagtatctgaagaatatcttttataatatttcaaaggaacaatataaatatatgcatatttaatttagttattcagcgtgaaggcactcttacattcgatttcgcaacgaacttcctcttggtcagtcatgaataaaggttgaaagtaacagcagagacatattctaatgtaccacccaaacccaacccaccagaaaatagtatcttaaatcaaatgttattgcatttttagctatcattccacgtgttttagtactcaaagaaaatctgacattcaaatcctcaacgtaaacgtctcatacacaaataaccttcaTTGCTGGGAATAAATAGTCACGtgccaacttgatgactaagtctatctcatgttgacaccattgcaaagtggaaaattaataagcactcatgaaatgactttaacaacgattcatttactttttaatatgatatttctacagaacgtagagggagaactgcatacagaacaaataacaaaaacgttctaaagtagctgccatattgactttttccattgctctagaaagtatctcaattggtcaaaagtgggggtaaaacattctgaaggtttctaaaggtgttttactgagtgatgtttcttttctatctacTATTTGCAAgaggtccaatttatgtaacttgtatgctaatattgagaggtaaaatttcaaattttgtgtagatctaaacttggactctatcctgtgtagaatgtacctgtccatgattcaatactacatgtgtagatacgtattaaaaccagatgccagatctgaaaaggaatattttaatgtgtgtatgtacacttgataacaagtCACACCAATGcgccgaaattggtcaaaaggacATATCATTTGGCAAGGGTCGTTCTATGCAATAAATGACATATTGACTGGcaaatatttacgtatatctAATCTGGattaaaagtaattacaatgatttaattggtgtagtaataacaataaccctttatggtaaactgttccaaatgtttacaacatgtcGACTGAAAAGATATTTTGGTATATCAAATCCGGATCtgtctttaaatcatttcaatctatatccccttgttgtcgaagtagatactttgaaCAATACAACTGGGTCAAGgagaatatgtaaatggaaaagtttatacacttcaaGCAAATCAGCTCTAATTCATCTAGTTTCTAAAGTTGCTTGTTTCAGTTTCAATATGCGTAACTgtcctcataattcaagccaccaatctgcggaatcatcctggtgaaccgacgctgcactttttccaaaaatgcaatATCCCTACTCGTATATATGTGGGGAAGacactggggaagcatagtcaaggtgtggacttactagtgctttaaaagatgaaaaccaaccagagtattcatatcatagtaactgaaataattcatggttggcgtacatttttgaaaaaatagcaATCACCAACATCAAACAaaacaggaaatcaaataaaccggaagcatcatacataataagcaaatgatatgcaaataaagaagccagaatttatcattttgtgattaaaatgcaaaattatacaactgtctacaagtttatagtcCACAGGGTGcccataagtacatgtatacagatataaagcaatcgtacagttcacatattttaatttgccatcaatatacagaaaaaccatgatcttacatcatttatgaaactgctgcaaaaattacccttaatattgaataaaaattgccaacatatattttttaattgctcagatgatggggaacacaatgagatatgttggcaaaaagtaacatgaatttcacacgaaacccaaaaatctgccatatgcccccACACTAATACGattttagaagagattcaaacgacttaaaatctcaaaattgaaTCGCAAGTAAcgcaaagataaaaaaaaattaaatcaagcgATTGAGTgcgaatttgacatttacttccgaatactatgtcagatttcccatagaaaaacaatggctgtgttcttttatgacaactgaactttgctcacgttcaactttttcaaatgcacaccaatcggtctgaaaattcataaatagagaccaaaggggttttgtaaaaaatctcttggttttagatttgtcattttttaaattcttttctggaaaatggtgtgctatcgctgactatgttgttaaaactcattaagaaaaccataatgttgtaatttgtaaaccggcacattttaccatgtacataaatacagacctcTAACTTCGTTATTCTCTAAGTAAATTACACGttatacatacagactgacctagcatttgctttcacaaaaatcagtctttaatttcatgaaagctgtgtggcaaataaaatcgaGAGTTTCGAGTTATTccgtatattttagtttaatacccgtcagcaaatacatgtaatgctatCAACAGGTCAGCGATATGTGTTCCACGGACACTCACCACAGTCAGTACAGTACTACTGCGCTCATATCAGAAAAACTtgaaatcgatattcttttcactaaactttgcaacattattttatgacaactaaacttcgctcagctcatgttcaactttttcaaatgcacaccaatctgtctgaaaaatcCAAAGGGGatttgtgaaaatctgagtcatcGCTACCGCTaccgtagctgtcaatcaaatattagtgCCTTAATGATTCGGGGAATACTGGACAATTGAGATCTTCGCTGGGCCGCAGTGCTAGtgccaatttagtcataaataaaataatattgtcatacttttattcatatacatggcaagtaccaagctctcaattgttacgacttgaagcttgaatgggaaatgttgaaTAATTAGTTATGGGTGTAAAACGTCAACCTTTACACCTCCTACGTATACACACCAAccataagtgatattcctctaaagttctcccaacatttttcattattatcatgAAAGTTCATCTGTATTGGTAATACATATTGTcacaaattgaacttttgttctcaATACCGAATATTTTTTCACCGAAATTTTCAGCTGTCAACACTACAGCTTTCATCAGCGGAATGATCTAACTTGACCTTCTTTGTGTGAAGGTCAATGATCGAGTCGTAGACATTTGGGAGTTTGTAGCGCCCCCAGTCTTTGTTGAGAGAAGGTTGTAATGCCCTGATGTAAATGGCTTCCTTCACTCCCCTTTCGAAATATCGTGGTTCAGTGTCCAAAACCTGCACTTTGACCAAGTCAACATGATGGCCTGGTGATTCCACATGGATATGTTGGGAGACCTCAGATGAAGTAGAGCTGCGTCGTCGGTGTTCAAGAAACCTGGTCCTGAGGGATCGTTCAGTTTCACCAATGTACGATTCCTGACAAACACCTATGGTAGTCTGCCCTTGGCAAGGAATCATGTATATAGGGCCAGTGACGTCTTTCTTCTCTGTCCTGTCCTTCGGTGCTACTAAGAAATGGCGTAGAGTTCTTGTAGGTTTGTAACATACCCTTatgccaaatttgttgaaatttctCCGAAGTGCTTCTGAAATTCCTTTGACATAAGGTATCACTACCTGTCCTTTagattgtattgtactgtccttTTTGGTAGTTGACTTAGCTTTAGGGGGCTTGTTGACCTTGTTAAAAGCCCACTGAGGGTATCCGCATTTCGAGAGAGCCTGGACGATGTGATGTTTCTCTTCATCAACAACATGAGGGTCTGTGATAACTGTCTTAGCACGGTGGAACAAAGTTTGGATTACTCCCAACTTATGTTCAAGTGGGTGGTTTGATGAAAAGTTAAGGTATTGGTCTGTGTGGGTTGGTTTGCGATATATTCTTATATCAAGATTGCCATCTGGTTGAATCACTGTCAGTGTATCCAGGAATGCTAAGGACTTATCTACTTCTCCTTCTGTGGTAAATTTGATGTCAGGATCAAGTGAATTCAAATGGTCTGTGAATTCCTGTGCAAATTCCTTCTTGAGTTTCGTGTGAGTGTCGTCCACATAGCGGTACCACCATAACGGTGGGTGTAGTGCGGTTTCGATAGCTAATTGTTCTAGATGTTCCATGTACAGGTTGCACACGATTGGTGACACCGGTGACCCCATAGCCGCTCCATGTATTTGTTGGTAATATTTGccattgtacacaaaatatgtacaacGCAAACAAACTTCCAGAAGCTTCACAACTTGAGCCGCCGATAACCTAGTTCTGTCCTTCAGGGAGGTGTCATTCTCTAGTCGAGATTGAATAATATGAAGTGCTTTGTCTATCGGTACCGAAGTGAAAAGTGCTGTTACATCATACGAACGGAGTTCTTCATCCTCTTCCACACGTTCAGCTTTTATCCTATCAACAAAAGATTTTGAGTTGGCTACATGGTGACAGGTGTTTCCAACAAGAGGCGATAATATGCATGCCAAATGTTTAGCACAGTTATAGGTTATTGAGCCTATGCTACTCACTATGGGACGGAGTGGAATGTCAGGTTTATGCACCTTAGGCAATCCATAGAACTTTGGTGGTAATTCAGTAGTTGGATACAATTTGCGATATTCATCTCTGTTAATCCCTCCTTCTTTTTCCAAATCCTGTAGAACAGACACAAGTTCCTTTTTGTACTTTAATGTAGGATCTTTGGTGCCCAGTTTCTTATATGTAACATTATCGTTTAGTAGGTTTTCACATTTCTGATGGTACTCCTGAGTgtccaaaacaacaacaatccTACCCTTGTCCGCCGGTAAAATCCTTATATCCTGATCTTTACTAAGCTGATCCAAAGCGTTATGTTCTTCTTTACTCAAATTAGATTCAAGTTTCTTGGGGCGATTCAGCAAACCCACTACTCTTGATCGCAACTCATTAGCATTCCGTTCCGTTAGTTTACGGCATGCTATTTCCGTGCTGGTAATGAAATCAACAACGGGAACTTGGGTCGGTGCTACGGAAAAATTTAGCCCTTTTACCAACACTGATAGTTCACTGTCGTTGAGTAAACGCTGCGAACAGTTCTTTACCCACTTTTTGATACACTCGATGCTAAATTCTTCTGATTATTCCGTAGTTTATGCTCcttttttcattattatgtactatttaaacccctccacttttaataataataataataataataataataataataataataataataataataataataataatggtttatttcaccTCAATATATGGTGACCCTTAGGCCAAATTACAAGAGGTACAATTCTAAAAATAACGTCAAATACAAAGTCGCACTTGAGCAAAATTTTACACAACttatcaacaacaaacaataacaacaacaacaaggacGATAAATCACATTCAACTGCATAATAAATTAACACAATAAACAACTGGGCTGGAATCTTTGCACTTGGTTCTTGATTGAAAACTACTAATGCTACAATTTCTCGTTGGATATCTATGGTTAATTGTAGGTTGAACAAGGTGATTTAATTTATGGTCTGGCTTTAAAATACTTTCTCCAAATTTCTTCTTCCTTCTAATGATTTTAGTTGAAGCATATTTTGTGCTTCTCTATATGAAGCAAATGGGTAAACAATTTTGAAAGCCCTGTTCTGAATTTTTTCTgactgttgtttttgtttatccGTTAACCCTCCTTGCCATACCACACAGGCATATTCTAATGTTGACCTTACAAGTGAGATATAAATACTTTTCAGATCTTGAACAGATGCACCGAATCTACTCAATACACGTAGGATGTGCAGCCTTTGTGAGACCTTGCTGACCAATTCGCTCACATGTCTATCCCACTTCAACTTATTATTTATAGTCAACCCTAGACACTTAAAATTGTCTACTTCACCCAGCTCAATATTAGATAATGAGAGGGGTTGAGGCTTGGTGAACTGTTTTGCAAAACATATCATgatttctttgcatttttttggacttcatttcatgttattttcgTCTGTCCATGTACTTACATCATCTAGAACTGATTGCATAGAAGAATGAACAGGTGTTCTTGAATGAAAACTTTCAGACTATGTAGTTTCAACTACACTTGCTTTTCATATGGCTGATGCTTGATAATTCTGTATTCAGTATGAATGTGAATGTCAAGCCTATGGGCTAGGTATAGACACACTCCAAGTACAGCTACCATCTGATTCGCACATAAGCAAGTAACCAGAGACACTCGTACAAAACTGAGCAGAAATTTTACGTGATTTATGAAATACTTTCTCAAGGGAACTCTGGTTTCTTGCAAATAAGTAAACTTTATTAAAGATGGTAATCAGAACTTTGGATAGGACAGAGCTTCACAgtgatatacagacagacagtgccCTATGCCATTCTGCATTTATTTCTGTGACTTCTCCAATGTGAATGTTACACCaccaaccccccaaccccccatCCCTATCCCGACTTACTGGACTGTGACCAACAATGTTGTAGTTACATTACAGTTACATCAGCATTATATTAGTGCGACTGATGTGGATGGGCTTTGtgagcacaactgaactaggttcaggagtgctataggcatggtgaaatgtctgtgtgtttgtgcaggtgtgtgtgtgtgtgtgtgtgtgtgtgtgtgtgtgtgtgtgtgtgtgtgtgtgtaaacgacttaaaatcACCACCAGGCCCATTagcttggtatttggtggggacattacttagggagtgtagatgggaaattgttcaaatgatcgcatcagagatgtgcgttttgggtcaaaaaatgtgattttttatctaacttaaactcaaaaactcgtcagcagattggcctgaaatttggcgGGAACATTCTTGGGGTAtttaaattaagatttgttgatgacatgatgattccataagtaatgtgcaaattagggctaGAAAGGGTCCTACTAATTACTGCCCGGGACTGCCCGGGAGATACAAGAAGTGCCCGGGAGCAAACTGGAGGCCAAATGGCACTCAAAAGTCGATATTTATGTGCATTGGCCCACTTCGAATGTATAATGACCAAAATTTAGTGGATTCAAGTCCCCGATTGCTGCTTTTCCAGTCATAAATTTTCTGGCGTGTTACAGACATTGCATTTGGGCCTTATGGCTACCGCATATATCACTGCCCGGGACACATCTGGTCTGCCCGGGCCAAATTTAGACGTCTAATCGATATCAAAAGTTGATTCGTAAATAAACCAGAATGTTACGAACCCTATCTAACCTAAATTATGATCATTCAAGTCTTCTTTTATCGTTTTTCAAGCTAAAAACCGTTCGTTCACCTCGATCTCTGTACAGTCTATCTGCGCCATCTTGTTTCATGGAATATACCATTCTGTAGAAGGGGTGCTTAGCCTTAGTAACGGCCTCAAATTGCCCACGTAACCATGACGCCCGTGTGTGAGAAATTTACACAGAAATTATTGTCACGCGATAACATATCATACATGTGACtgaatgtatcaatatactaatgaattaaattaaatcatatcatatcaatgttATTGAAGACAAAATACTTGCTATTGTAGGGTTTCTCTCACACAGGATAACCAGGCGTGCCAGAGGCAGAGAGATAGTGCAATTTTTGTCAATACAAGTAGGCCGACACGTAGGCCTGTATGTTCTGCATCTTTAATAATAACAGTTAACTGTGATACAAGTTAACATTGTCTTCACACATTTTCCTACATTTAGTCAAATCATACGTTATTTTCTCCTTTGACCATGCATGTTAATATTTAGACTTTATTACAGGTTTATCTACTCTCTCCTCAAGGACGCTAACCTCTACagttattttcatttggaaaacaaaatgGTTATCCTCATCGAACTTTTACCAAGCaagattacccccccccccccccccatatttcCATATCCATATATTCACCCTTAGTCATGTTGACTAACTGGCGTTAACGTTCTTTCCTTAGATTAGGGGGTACATATATCGACAGCCTGGAGAAAGTCGAGCCACTTTAACACAATTAAAAAGCAAGACATATACAGCATTGATACTGACAAAGACATAGCTACAAAATTGTTCAatttaaaaaactaaaaaagttatttttaagGACCAAGAATTGCCATTGCCGTCACCCATACCAACCGGCGCTAAGTAGTGGTGTTCCTAAGGTAGGAACATATatcgagtgcccggggaaaattGCACCTCAATaacattattaaaattatatagATATACAGTACGGATAATTACAAGGTAATAGCTCCAACATTGTATAATTTCAAGAAGTAAAAACTGACATGTTGGGCCCGACAATTGCCGTCGTCGTCACCCATACCAACCGGCGCTAAGTAATGGCGTTCCTAAGATGGGGGAGGGGGACATATatcgagtgcccggggaaaatcgcggaatggtaatacatttaaaagtatataaatatatagtatagatacTTAGAAGGGCCTAGCTACaaaattgtttaatttcaaGAAAGCAAAAGTGACATTTTGGGCCCGACAATTGACGTTGCCGTCACCCATAACAACCGGCACTAAGTAATGGCGTTGCTAAGATGGGGGAGGGGGACATATatcgagtgcccggggaaaatcgCGGAAGggtaatacatttaaaagtatatagatatatagtatAGATACTTAGAAGGGCATAGCTACaaaattgtttaatttcaaGAAAGCAAAAGTGACATTTTGGGCCCGACAATTGACGTTGCCGTCACCCATAACAACCGGCACTAAGTAATGGCGTTGCTAagatggggggagggggacatatatcgagtgcccggggaaaatcgCGGAAGggtaatacatttaaaagtatatagatatatagtatAGATACTTAGAAGGGCATAGCTACATAATTGTTTAATTTCAAGAAAATAAAACTAACATTTCGAGCCCGACAATTGCCGTTGTCGTCACCGATAACAACCGACGCTAAGTAATGGCGTTCTCTAAGATGGGGGAGGGGAACATATatcgagtgcccggggaaaatcgCGGAAGGGTCATActattaaaactaaataaatatacagtatGAATACTTAGAAGGGCATTGCctcaaaattgtataatttcaagaaaataaaactgacattttgcG from Glandiceps talaboti chromosome 3, keGlaTala1.1, whole genome shotgun sequence carries:
- the LOC144432637 gene encoding uncharacterized protein LOC144432637 — translated: MPVCTEIACRKLTERNANELRSRVVGLLNRPKKLESNLSKEEHNALDQLSKDQDIRILPADKGRIVVVLDTQEYHQKCENLLNDNVTYKKLGTKDPTLKYKKELVSVLQDLEKEGGINRDEYRKLYPTTELPPKFYGLPKVHKPDIPLRPIVSSIGSITYNCAKHLACILSPLVGNTCHHVANSKSFVDRIKAERVEEDEELRSYDVTALFTSVPIDKALHIIQSRLENDTSLKDRTRLSAAQVVKLLEVCLRCTYFVYNGKYYQQIHGAAMGSPVSPIVCNLYMEHLEQLAIETALHPPLWWYRYVDDTHTKLKKEFAQEFTDHLNSLDPDIKFTTEGEVDKSLAFLDTLTVIQPDGNLDIRIYRKPTHTDQYLNFSSNHPLEHKLGVIQTLFHRAKTVITDPHVVDEEKHHIVQALSKCGYPQWAFNKVNKPPKAKSTTKKDSTIQSKGQVVIPYVKGISEALRRNFNKFGIRVCYKPTRTLRHFLVAPKDRTEKKDVTGPIYMIPCQGQTTIGVCQESYIGETERSLRTRFLEHRRRSSTSSEVSQHIHVESPGHHVDLVKVQVLDTEPRYFERGVKEAIYIRALQPSLNKDWGRYKLPNVYDSIIDLHTKKVKLDHSADESCSVDS